From Cohaesibacter gelatinilyticus, the proteins below share one genomic window:
- a CDS encoding fatty acid--CoA ligase, translated as MSPLSSSPNAYGYPLLIKHLLTRSNIASACQEIVSGADMRLSYADLGKRICQLANALKASGICEGMRVGVMDWDTHRYLECFFAVPMMGATLFTINVRLSPAQILYTINHGKSDLIIVHRDFIPIIDDIKSGFSRDIVIVPIGDGDGYEEWIGEAPTSFDFPDFDENQTATLFYTTGTTGSPKGVSYSHRQLVLHTLGLLAGFGGRPGNAGFHRGDVYMPLTPLFHVHGWGFPYAATLLGLRQVYPGRYAPDIILQLIAQEGVTFSHCVPTVLSMVLDHPDCSQIDLSCWKVIIGGAALPRGLLDRTAAAGISLHAAYGMSETCPFLTVADLSSNDPDVQSQTGFPGPLVDLRVVTPDMKDVPHDGETTGEVVVRAPWLTQGYLDNLQASNELWAGGYLHTGDVGYIREDGSLQITDRLKDVIKTGGEWISSLALENIASSCSGIEEVAAIGLPHEKWGERPVLVARLLKDADLDLVRMSVMEAIQSSVDAGELSKWAVPDDIIFVPRLPKTSVGKLDKKLVRQEVSTRADLKS; from the coding sequence ATGTCACCATTATCATCCTCACCAAATGCATATGGCTATCCATTGCTGATCAAACACTTGTTGACCAGATCGAATATTGCGTCCGCCTGCCAAGAGATTGTCAGCGGTGCCGATATGCGGCTGAGTTATGCGGACTTGGGCAAACGCATATGCCAACTTGCCAATGCTCTAAAGGCAAGTGGGATATGTGAGGGCATGCGCGTCGGTGTCATGGATTGGGATACGCATCGCTATCTGGAATGTTTTTTTGCAGTTCCGATGATGGGGGCGACCCTTTTCACAATCAATGTGCGTTTATCTCCTGCGCAGATTCTTTATACGATCAACCATGGGAAGTCGGACCTGATCATCGTGCACCGCGATTTCATTCCGATCATTGATGATATCAAGTCTGGCTTCAGTCGGGACATTGTCATCGTGCCAATTGGAGACGGTGATGGATATGAAGAGTGGATAGGCGAGGCTCCAACCAGTTTTGACTTCCCGGACTTCGATGAGAACCAAACCGCCACACTATTTTATACGACCGGGACCACCGGAAGTCCTAAAGGAGTGAGCTATTCACATCGGCAATTGGTACTTCACACATTGGGTCTGCTCGCTGGTTTTGGTGGGCGGCCCGGGAATGCCGGATTTCATCGTGGTGACGTTTACATGCCGCTGACGCCCTTGTTTCACGTCCACGGCTGGGGATTTCCATATGCCGCAACGTTGCTAGGGCTGCGTCAGGTTTATCCCGGCCGATATGCGCCTGACATAATCTTGCAACTGATTGCCCAAGAAGGCGTCACTTTTTCCCATTGCGTGCCCACGGTTCTGTCAATGGTGCTCGACCATCCCGACTGTTCGCAAATAGATCTAAGCTGTTGGAAGGTTATAATCGGTGGGGCCGCTTTGCCACGTGGTCTACTGGATCGCACGGCAGCGGCTGGTATATCCTTGCATGCTGCATATGGGATGTCTGAAACCTGCCCATTTCTGACAGTGGCAGATTTATCCAGCAATGATCCGGACGTACAGTCGCAAACCGGCTTTCCCGGCCCGCTTGTGGACCTCCGTGTTGTGACGCCGGATATGAAGGATGTCCCACATGATGGTGAGACAACCGGTGAAGTTGTTGTGCGGGCTCCCTGGTTGACACAAGGGTATCTGGATAACCTACAAGCCTCGAATGAGCTCTGGGCCGGTGGGTATCTTCACACCGGGGATGTTGGCTATATCCGCGAGGATGGATCGCTGCAGATCACTGACCGCCTCAAGGATGTAATCAAGACCGGCGGCGAATGGATTTCCTCGCTGGCATTGGAAAATATTGCATCGTCATGTAGTGGCATCGAAGAAGTCGCCGCGATTGGGCTGCCGCACGAAAAATGGGGTGAAAGGCCGGTGTTGGTGGCTCGGCTTTTAAAGGATGCCGATCTGGATCTTGTCCGTATGAGTGTCATGGAGGCAATCCAGTCGAGTGTTGATGCTGGTGAGCTTTCGAAGTGGGCAGTTCCAGACGATATAATTTTTGTTCCCCGCCTTCCTAAAACCAGTGTCGGCAAGCTTGATAAGAAGCTTGTGCGGCAAGAGGTTTCAACACGCGCGGACTTGAAATCATGA